A stretch of the Metopolophium dirhodum isolate CAU chromosome 8, ASM1992520v1, whole genome shotgun sequence genome encodes the following:
- the LOC132950527 gene encoding golgin subfamily A member 4-like produces MEDNEADRQIRLARILLNLGHSYLHTVDIESSEEESEESEESESGQTESEETEGEEKEVKTKFKASKQQNIEEEEDQFDKQHHEKVMKQQELEKKTNLEDIPQQFYRDVQQKSYNNLPVEADTEKEVANKSNDKKHKLNIDLPKEFNNTIQQKLECGVELIGEVQDEFRKKQEKLHTDDQPKIDIDKEHECNKELIKDSENEIQMQLLIEAPPMPGVDVDLYLKVQVDSGCQLDLKKEEVLGEKQKNVDKKHQEAVDKNIEHTDHKDRQAVNKNLQIKFDEVNISQDIEEDIQDKLNKGSNLNLEEENTRPELNENLQEQYDNEVQHDVKELQQEDYEETMDTNHKRILQEIESLICDFQNRKNKEEECDELTAIRIAKITKEIEELEIDMEQERDEELEREYNDEFKRMFSSVIKEKLLEKLLLSFNDDDAPYYKRIENLLSHYFPTKLDTINDKILIDPVQPHENLKERSDVSNGAFEEIQEESDKKSEEVEKGSCDEIYYFEEVPEESNIEMGELEDEVLQAVSDIENEDETQEESDVDVEGLSNPDDEVTGGLDWNLQIESEINADESDGQSLQESDEEIEELNDDVNIVTEIVYDYEVEEEAETSSIERLSPIEELSPIEESAATDDEFNSTEIEQRNEEIQQKIDKEGQVKSIGSIHELQGDVKKKSDNDKPQKFEDLQLQMEIENIQDLDEIPLKLKIQQEELEEKLHQQMKTIQEEFYKNSKLEYDKEQQLKGNTLIDPIYDKEQKLFYKIKGNFLKTTDKYKDLAQQKMIEALQQKVDEKQLLEMKEFPEEFVEPNIEIEDLHKEVLQLQRECAELEPEFSYNIPLVVDEKPKDKTKKVKYNLYDKLHEIHKKKLCFFADSKEWPEKYLYPSCLLDELFDDPSEVNPNVFVITLYSVDIGYSIKITMNKNKPPIETFYSYTDDSILDFVEREQLPPCLLDSFGKARPRIFYNGRVIAEIHNKYHGEDLTRVYRILLHPHNLSIQSDVDRIIAKCSPTYCSYEQRLFIERQLVRRNFPVMCIDSSPVAGLTVQLQHQLFSRRTITLNPLKVKKNDSSDFEMYLSKKLQEDKLNESQNESSKLMKDTASDNTIHHLLWKFEFRIHTFKIIKLYVFVITETLEYSMLLCMNSIVPRSKKMRFKINLETNKLKAYIDVILEFLKKNVNPDTLVVRRYKSDDKSVPQSTTCVPSLLNDNVYEPSSTDICKFLDELLEFIPKIEPEETDVTKRCLYYRASEKVKSKKKDINFGSSKRLPKNQENHKDQKKKKRVQLKKLIPHKVESLSTNKISVDSKSLKSSTTPLYVSLGLKQFPTKSLNPVKPSLARSKSNALLDDRSINVVHKELDSKSAKEISLLSSPMTILPTVSSHITVVSLEQSFTDAALPPESSTATMSLAPKYKTIFSSAALNTDYRLASKNLERFEDHNVSKDIKSKPAIQSKTDHTKFLGKNDFSLKTSYDNINNRPPLHNFARGLSSCDDKTEKNIKVVKHLHRNAVCLKGPEFIIKKEGLSVAAKLTEGRFSNKPNATYYQETKQLNDDLTTNIDRLSNLQVTSPNPVITLVPSSLNKFNNEDQMNDISSQEINYTSSSSTENIKSVKRKRSS; encoded by the exons ATGGAGGATAATGAAGCTGATAGACAAATAAGGCTTGCGAga atattgttGAATCTTGGTCATTCATATCTGCATACTGTTGATATAGAAAGTTCAGAAGAAGAAAGTGAAGAAAGTGAAGAAAGTGAATCTGGGCAAACCGAAAGTGAAGAAACTGAAGGTGAGGAAAAAGAAgtgaaaactaaatttaaagcaAGTAAACAACAAAACATAGAGGAAGAGGAAGACCAATTTGATAAACAACATCATGAAAAAGTAATGAAACAACAGGAATTagagaaaaaaacaaatctagAAGATATACCACAACAATTCTATAGAGATGTACAACAAAAATCTTACAATAATTTACCTGTTGAAGCTGACACTGAAAAAGAAGTTGCAAATAAATCTAATGATAAAAAGCATAAGTTAAATATTGACTTACCAAAAGAATTCAATAACACAATACAACAAAAGTTAGAATGTGGAGTAGAATTAATTGGTGAAGTGCAAGATGAGTTTAGGAAAAAACAGGAAAAGCTCCACACAGATGACCAACCAAAAATTGATATAGATAAGGAACATGAATGTAACAAAGAACTAATTAAAGATTctgaaaatgaaatacaaatgCAGTTACTGATTGAAGCCCCACCAATGCCTGGTGTAGATGTGGATTTATACTTAAAAGTGCAAGTTGATTCAGGGTGTCAACTTGATTTAAAAAAGGAAGAAGTGCTtggagaaaaacaaaaaaatgttgataaaaaacatCAAGAAGCAGTTGACAAAAATATAGAGCACACGGATCACAAAGATAGACAagcagtaaataaaaatttacagaTTAAATTTGATGAAGTAAACATATCACAAGACATTGAAGAAGATATTCAAGATAAATTAAACAAAGGATCAAATCTAAATTTGGAAGAAGAAAACACGCGACcagaattaaatgaaaatttacaAGAACAATATGATAATGAAGTACAACATGATGTTAAAGAATTACAGCAAGAAGATTATGAAGAAACTATGGATACAAATCATAAAAGAATACTACAAGAAATTGAATCACTTATATGTGATtttcaaaatagaaaaaacaaaGAAGAAGAATGTGACGAATTAACAGCAATAAGAATTGCAAAAATAACAAAGGAAATTGAAGAATTAGAGATAGACATGGAACAAGAGCGTGATGAAGAATTAGAAAGAGAATATAATGATGAATTTAAACGTATGTTTTCATCAGTAATCAAAGAAAAACTCTTAGAAAAACTACTTCTCTCATTTAATGATGATGATGCACCATATTAtaaaaggattgaaaatttgcTTAGCCATTATTTTCCAACTAAATTAGatacaattaatgataaaatattgattgatcCTGTTCAACCTCACGAAAATCTTAAAGAAAGGTCTGATGTAAGCAATGGTGCATTTGAAGAAATACAAGAAGAATCCGATAAAAAAAGTGAAGAAGTAGAAAAAGGGTCTTGTGATGAAATCTACTATTTTGAAGAAGTACCAGAAGAATCTAATATTGAAATGGGAGAATTGGAGGATGAAGTACTACAAGCCGTGTCTGACATAGAAAATGAAGATGAAACTCAAGAAGAGTCTGATGTAGATGTTGAAGGGTTATCAAATCCTGACGATGAAGTAACTGGAGGCTTGGATTGGAACTTACAAATAGAATCTGAAATAAATGCAGACGAATCTGATGGACAGTCATTACAAGAAAGCGATGAAGAAATAGAAGAATTAAACGATGATGTAAACATTGTAACCGAAATAGTTTATGATTATGAAGTTGAAGAAGAAGCAGAAACTAGTTCAATAGAAAGACTTAGTCCAATTGAAGAACTTAGTCCAATTGAAGAATCTGCTGCTACAGATGATGAATTTAATTCTACAGAAATAGAACAGCGTAATGAAGAAATACAACAGAAGATTGATAAAGAAGGACAAGTAAAATCTATTGGTAGTATACATGAATTACAAggagatgtaaaaaaaaaaagtgataatGATAAACCTCAGAAATTTGAAGATTTACAACTACAAATggaaatagaaaatatacaagATTTAGATGAAATACcattaaaactgaaaattcaACAAGAAGAATTAGAAGAAAAATTACATCAACAAATGAAAACAATTCAAGAAGAGttctataaaaattcaaaactagaGTATGACAAAGAACAACAGTTAAAAGGTAATACATTAATTGACCCTATTTATGATAAAGagcaaaaattgttttataaaattaaaggcAATTTTCTAAAAACAACTGACAAATATAAAGATTTAGCACAACAAAAAATGATAGAAGCATTACAACAAAAAGTTGATGAAAAACAGTTACTAGAAATGAAAGAATTTCCAGAAGAGTTTGTTGAACCAAATATAGAAATAGAAGATCTACATAAGGAAGTTCTGCAATTACAACGTGAATGTGCTGAATTAGAACCAGAATTTAGCTATAATATACCATTAGTTGTTGATGAAAAACCTAAAGATAAGACTAAAAAAgtcaagtataatttatatgataaattacatgaaatacacaaaaaaaaattatgtttttttgctGATTCTAAAGAGTGGCCCGAAaaa tATTTATACCCATCATGTTTGCTGGATGAATTATTTGATGATCCTTCAGAAGTTAATCCTAATGTGTTTGTGATCACATTATACTCTGTTGATATTggttattcaattaaaataaccaTGAATAAGAATAAACCACCAATTGAAACTTTTTATAGCTATACCGATgattcaattttagattttgtagAAAGAGAACAACTTCCACCATGTTTATTAGATTCGTTTGGTAAAGCTCGaccaaggatattttataatggacGTGTTATAGCagaaattcataataaatatcatgGGGAAGATTTAACGAGAGTATATCGAATTTTATTGCATCCTCATAATTTG TCCATTCAGAGTGATGTAGATCGAATAATTGCTAAATGTAGTCCTACCTACTGTTCATATGAACAAAGACTATTTATTGAGAGGCAATTGGTAAGACGAAATTTTCCCGTCATGTGCATCGATTCGTCGCCTGTTGCTGGTTTAACTGTTCAGTTACAACATCAATTGTTCAGTCGTCGAACCATAACACTAAACCctctaaaagtaaaaaaaaatgattcttccgattttgaaatgtatttgtcaaaaaaattacaagaagACAAATTAAATGAATCACAAAATGAATCTTCAAAATTGATG aaaGATACTGCAAGTGACAATACGATTCATCATCTTTTATGGAAGTTTGAATTCCGTAtccatacatttaaaattatcaaattatacgTGTTTGTCATAACAGAAACTCTAGAGTATTCtatgttattatgtatgaaTTCAATTGTCCCACGTTCTAAGAAGATGAg gtttaaaataaatcttgaaacaaataaattaaaagccTACATTGATGTGATATtagaatttcttaaaaaaaacgttaatcCTGACACGTTAGTGGTTCGAAGATATAAAAGTGATGATAAATCAGTACCTCAGTCTACTACATGTGTTCCATCATTGTTGAATGACAATGTTTATGAACCTAGTTCAACAGATATTTGTAAG tttCTAGATGAGTTGTTAGAATTTATACCTAAAATTGAACCTGAAGAGACTGATGTAACAAAaagatgtttatattataggGCAAGTGaaaag gtgaAATCAAAGAAGAAAGACATTAATTTTGGTAGTTCAAAAAGGTTACCAAAGAATCAag aaaATCATAAGGATCAAAAAAAGAAGAAACGAGtacaattaaaaaagttaatccCTCATAAAGTTGAATCATTGTCAACAAACAAAATATCTGTTgattcaaaatcattaaaaagttCAACAACACCATTATATGTTTCATTAGGTCTTAAGCAATTTCCAACAAAAAGTTTAAACCCAGTTAAACCATCACTGGCTAGATCAAAATCAAATGCTTTACTCGATGACAGATCCATTAATGTAGTTCACAAAGAATTAGACTCAAAATCAGCTAAAGAAATATCATTATTGTCGAGTCCCATGACTATATTACCAACAGTATCAAGTCATATTACTGTAGTGTCATTAGAACAGAGTTTTACAGATGCAGCACTACCGCCAGAATCAAGCACTGCAACTATGTCATTAGCacctaaatataaaacaatattttcatctGCTGCTTTAAATACTGATTATCGCCTAGCATCTAAAAATTTAGAAAGATTTGAAGACCATAATGTGAGCAAAGATATTAAATCTAAACCAGCTATTCAATCAAAAACAGATCATACTAAATTTTTgggaaaaaatgatttttcactGAAAACatcttatgataatataaacaatcgACCGCCTTTACATAACTTTGCAAGAGGACTAAGTTCTTGTGATGATAAAAcggagaaaaatataaaagttgtaaAACATTTACATCGTAATGCGGTCTGTCTAAAAGGTCcagaattcattattaaaaaagagGGATTGTCTGTAGCAGCTAAGTTAACAGAAGGAAGATTTTCAAATAAACCTAATGCTACATATTATCAGGAGACTAAACAACTTAATGATGATTTAACTACAAATATAGACAGATTGTCTAATTTACAG GTTACATCACCTAATCCTGTTATTACATTGGTTCCATCATCTTTAAACAAGTTCAATAATGAAGATCAG ATGAATGATATTTCATCTCaagaaattaattatacttCATCCTCAAGCACTGAAAATATCAAATCTGTTAAGCGAAAACGATCTTcataa
- the LOC132950529 gene encoding exosome complex component RRP43-like yields MNSIKKNIQDTYTKEYLALNKRNDGRELMNFRDASLNLNTIHTADGSAVVKIGNTAVVCGIKAELGVPKAETPDIGYLLVNIELPSLCSKKIRPGIPCDEAMQMTSFLNEVCNNCKILDLQQLCISVDKLVWVLSCDIYCLNYDGSVLDACLIALLSALQTVKIPEVKYDKETEETTVIENYIPLKVNNLPVSSTFGVFNEKYILADPTEEEEQLCVSKLTVVTNGSLLFSLHKPGGEFIKDSQIQNCIKHANNRAKTIYQLIKAAQ; encoded by the exons ATGAACTCGATCAAGAA aaatataCAAGACACATACACCAAGGAATATCTT GCACTTAATAAAAGGAACGATGGTAGAGAATTAATGAACTTTCGAGATGCGTCACTAAATTTGAACACAATTCACACAGCAGATGGATCGGCAGTAGTCAAAATCGGGAATACAGCTGTTGTTTGTGGCATTAAAGCA GAACTAGGTGTTCCTAAAGCTGAAACTCCAGATATTGGATATCTTTTAGTAAATATTGAACTACCTAGCTTATGTTCTAAAAAAATTCGACCAGGAATCCCATGTGATGAAGCAATGCAAATGACCAGCTTCCTTAATGAAGTGTGTAATAATTGCAAAATACTAGATCTACAACAATTGTGTATTTCTGTTGATAAATTAGTGTGGGTCTTGTCGTGTGATATATATTGTTTGAACTATGACGGATCTGTTTTAGATGCATGTTTAATAGCATTGTTATCAGCATTACAAACAG ttAAGATACCAgaagtaaaatatgataaagAAACTGAAGAAACAACTGTCATTGAAAATTACATTCCgttaaaagttaacaatttACCAGTATCGTCAACCTTTGGggtatttaatgaaaaatatattttagctgATCCAACTGAAGAAGAAGAGCAATTATGTGTTAGTAAACTGACAGTTGTAACCAATGGAtccttattattttcattacacaAACCTG gaggagaattcataaaagatagccaaattcaaaattgtattaaacatgCTAATAACAGAGCAAAaacaatttatcaattaataaaagctgcacaataa
- the LOC132951066 gene encoding cyclin-A2, with the protein MEFTVFRDQENANNVLRNKENNVPPRDQQPSKRRSVLGVLNAKQPFTKKPQPKSKPQGTNKFGFPNKSSVPFTIHEDPQVNKKAAASENLSKNNVENQKPLLLKNETNISEAKAILPKIELLKERRKPLSDVSQIVAPSVKNEVKTDDKDIKDIDESADSSNVYSPMSIDNDKSIQSTCHSMTAHRLSCDVDTYTCELYFYLRNVEKLHRPKPGYMRRQPDVTYSMRAILVDWLVEVAQEYKLQNETLYLAVSFIDRFLSLMSVVRAKLQLLGTAAMFVASKYEEIYPPDVSEFVYITDDTYTKKQVLKMEQLILKVLGFDVSNPTTVIFLTHICVHCNVPLKVMYLAMYLGEMSLLEADPYLSYTPSMIGCGAVALARLILDYEVIWPENMAELTNYSLNDLIPVLKHLNHTYKTAPHSQQSAIRSKYKSARYHSVSEIEYNDLIVPEETAQKEMAERLKLVDVQDKS; encoded by the exons ATGGAGTTTACGGTTTTTCGGGATCAAGAAAACGCCAACAACGTTTTGCGCAACAAGGAGAATAATGTGCCGCCGAGGGACCAGCAGCCCTCCAAACGGCGATCGGTGCTCGGCGTGCTGAACGCCAAACAACCTTTCACCAAAAAACCGCAGCCGAAATCCAAg cctCAAGGTACCAATAAATTTGGTTTTCCTAATAAATCATCAGTGCCATTTACAATTCATGAAGATCCACAAGTAAATAAAAAAGCTGCTGCTAGTGAAAACTTGTCAAAAAACAATGTGGAAAATCAGAAGCCTCTGCTACTCAAGAATGAAACTAATATCAGTGAAGCaaag GCCATTCTACCCAAGATAGAATTATTGAAAGAGAGAAGAAAACCATTGTCTGATGTAAGCCAAATTGTTGCACCATCTGTAAAAAATGAAGTAAAAACAGATGATAAAGACATTAAGGATATTGATGAATCGGCAGATTCAAGCAATGTATACTCACCTATGTCCATTGATAATGATAAGTCTATACAAAGTACTTGTCATTCTATGACTGCACACAGGTTAAGTTGTGATGTAGACACTTACACATGCGAGTTATACTTTTATCTCAGGAATGTCGAG AAATTACATCGTCCTAAACCTGGATACATGAGAAGGCAGCCAGACGTGACATATAGTATGAGAGCAATATTAGTGGATTGGTTGGTCGAAGTAGCACAAGAATACAAGCTACAAAATGAAACTCTGTACTTGGCTGTGTCATTTATTGATCGTTTCCTTAGTTTAATGTCAGTCGTCCGTGCTAAACTCCAATTGTTGGGTACCGCTGCTATGTTTGTTGCATC gaaatATGAAGAAATTTATCCTCCAGATGTTAGTGAGTTTGTTTATATAACTGACGATACTTACACCAAAAAACAAGTACTTAAAATGGAACAGTTAATATTGAAAGTTTTAGGGTTTGATGTATCAAATCCCACAACTGTTATTTTCTTAACTCACATTTGTGTCCATTGTAATGTTCCTTTGAAAGTTATGTACTTAGCAATG TATTTGGGTGAAATGAGTTTACTAGAAGCTGATCCTTACTTATCTTATACACCTTCAATGATTGGCTGTGGAGCTGTTGCATTAGCTagattaatattagattatgaAGTTATTTGGCCTGAAAATATGGCTGAATTAACTAACTACAGTTTGAATGATCTGATACCTgttcttaaacatttaaaccaCACTTATAAAACTGCTCCACATTCCCAACAATCTGCCATTCGGTCAAAGTACAAGTCGGCCAG GTATCATAGTGTCTCTGAAATTGAGTACAACGACTTGATTGTGCCTGAAGAAACTGCTCAAAAAGAAATGGCAGAGAGACTCAAGTTGGTTGATGTTCAAGACAAGTCATGA